The Leptospira andrefontaineae genome has a segment encoding these proteins:
- a CDS encoding protein kinase: protein MTVRFAEKELKELIQEASQGEKYPLAKLISELEKPDSFEFRKVLFKELENSGFNGDKSVTIGFTGTPGAGKSSLLGEISTNFLQNVPDKKMAVVAIDPSSHISGGSLLGDRTRLSLPVREKRIFFRSQPSQLELGGLNPYTYHVIRLLRCFFDFIFVETVGIGQNEIEVSKLADLSFLVMVPLGGDQIQFMKSGIMEVPDAFILNKCDEENLARASYHTLSTTLEFLRDIVPGGSIPPIFLTSVKTKKGIQELLDFVLKSKPHPKRSSETKVQIEKWIKTEYGNFGLSFSEKLGNNTQKNYEEWENFFNSEIRSKLK, encoded by the coding sequence ATGACCGTACGGTTTGCAGAAAAGGAACTAAAAGAACTGATCCAAGAAGCTTCCCAAGGGGAAAAATATCCTCTTGCGAAGCTGATCAGCGAACTGGAAAAACCGGATTCATTCGAATTTCGTAAAGTTCTATTCAAAGAATTAGAAAATTCAGGCTTCAATGGAGACAAATCAGTCACCATCGGATTTACGGGAACTCCCGGAGCAGGAAAATCCTCTCTTTTAGGAGAGATCTCCACAAACTTCTTACAAAATGTCCCAGACAAAAAAATGGCAGTAGTCGCCATAGATCCTTCCAGTCATATCAGTGGAGGTTCTTTACTTGGAGATAGGACCAGACTTTCGCTGCCGGTAAGAGAAAAGAGGATATTTTTCAGATCTCAACCGAGCCAATTAGAGCTGGGAGGTTTAAATCCTTATACTTACCATGTAATCCGATTACTTCGCTGCTTCTTCGATTTTATATTCGTAGAAACAGTTGGGATCGGCCAAAATGAAATAGAAGTTTCCAAACTAGCGGATCTATCCTTTTTAGTCATGGTGCCTTTAGGTGGAGACCAGATCCAATTCATGAAAAGTGGGATCATGGAAGTCCCGGATGCATTTATATTAAATAAATGTGATGAAGAAAATCTTGCAAGAGCAAGTTATCACACTCTTTCCACTACTCTTGAATTCCTAAGAGATATTGTTCCTGGAGGAAGTATCCCTCCTATTTTCCTAACCAGTGTAAAAACTAAAAAAGGGATCCAAGAACTCTTAGATTTCGTTCTGAAAAGTAAACCTCATCCCAAAAGATCTTCAGAAACCAAGGTCCAGATCGAAAAATGGATCAAAACCGAGTATGGGAATTTCGGGCTTTCCTTCTCCGAAAAATTAGGAAATAATACACAAAAGAATTACGAAGAATGGGAAAATTTCTTTAATTCCGAAATCCGCTCCAAATTAAAATAA
- a CDS encoding acyl-CoA desaturase, with the protein MAIILSFFAAHWILAAFVQSFYLHRYSAHQMFKLNRFWEKFFYFFTFVVQGSSFLNPRAYAILHRRHHAYSDTAKDPHSPVASKGFFDMMWTTAVVYENILDRKEVVEKEFKGNYPEIPWFDRFADSWYIRLFFGTGYTLFYMAFVPADAVWLYALLPIHYLMGPTHGAVVNWCGHMYGYRNHAKNPDNSKNTLPVDFLIMGELYQNNHHAHPNSPNFAFRWFELDLTYQMMKVLHFMGIITIQRAVWTEKGRKELSGTAPSPLADVA; encoded by the coding sequence ATGGCAATCATTCTAAGTTTTTTTGCGGCACACTGGATTTTAGCCGCTTTCGTTCAATCGTTCTATTTACATCGTTATTCTGCTCACCAGATGTTCAAACTGAACCGTTTCTGGGAAAAGTTCTTCTATTTCTTTACTTTTGTTGTGCAAGGTTCTTCCTTTTTGAACCCAAGAGCGTATGCAATTCTTCACAGAAGACACCATGCTTACAGCGACACCGCAAAGGATCCTCATTCTCCTGTAGCTTCTAAAGGATTTTTCGATATGATGTGGACCACCGCAGTCGTTTACGAAAATATTTTAGATCGTAAAGAAGTAGTGGAGAAAGAGTTCAAAGGAAATTATCCAGAGATCCCTTGGTTCGACCGTTTTGCTGATTCTTGGTATATCCGTTTGTTCTTCGGAACCGGCTATACATTATTCTATATGGCATTCGTTCCTGCAGATGCAGTTTGGTTATATGCTCTATTACCAATCCATTATCTAATGGGACCAACTCATGGTGCAGTTGTAAACTGGTGTGGACATATGTATGGTTACCGCAACCACGCAAAAAATCCGGACAATTCCAAAAACACTCTTCCAGTGGACTTCTTGATCATGGGGGAATTGTACCAAAACAACCACCACGCTCACCCGAACTCTCCGAACTTCGCGTTCCGTTGGTTCGAGTTGGATCTTACTTACCAAATGATGAAGGTACTACATTTTATGGGAATCATCACCATCCAGAGAGCTGTGTGGACCGAGAAAGGAAGAAAAGAACTTTCTGGAACGGCACCTTCTCCTTTGGCTGATGTTGCTTAA
- a CDS encoding protein meaA, whose translation MEKKDHILYDKTGNPSKEPAWIFRTYAGHTNAKESNELFRKNLAKGQTGLSIAFDLPTQCGYSSDHAIAKPEIGKVGVPINTLEDFRILFDQIPIEEMNTSMTINGTSMWLLSLYVALAEERGEDVSKLQGTTQNDIIKEYLARGTYIFPPEHSIRIIVDMYEYCLKRIPKWNPSNICSYHLQEAGATPVQELAFALATGMAILDAVKERNCFTHEEFEQCVGRISFFVNAGIRFIEEMCKMRAFSDMWEEITKGIYQVKSEKFRRFRYGVQVNSLGLTEEQPENNAWRILIEALGVTLSRDARCRALQLPAWNEALSLPRPWDQQWSLRLQQVLAYETDLLEYPDLFEGSRVVESKVKDLVENANKEIQKIKEMGGAIKAIENGYMKAQLVKSQAERLAKINNDELIIVGKNKWKDGIPSPLTNDPDGGIFKVDPKSAEQTLKVLSDVKARRDAKKVAETLARLEDDAKNGKNLMFASVECAKALVTTGEWADTLRKIFGEYRPSTGVEGQKLNLESDKVSNVRTKVEKFQKATGARPKIVVGKPGLDGHSNGAEMIAVSAKHAGFDVIYSGIRLTPEEIVQSAVEENANVIGVSILSGSHVELAEQIFAELKHYKADIPVVFGGIIPQPDFEKLHSIGVKAIFTPKDYDLMDVMDRIIDIVSEKIPASV comes from the coding sequence ATGGAAAAAAAAGACCATATCCTTTACGATAAGACCGGAAATCCTAGCAAAGAGCCGGCTTGGATTTTCAGAACTTACGCGGGTCATACAAACGCAAAGGAGTCCAACGAACTCTTTAGAAAAAACCTGGCAAAGGGTCAAACAGGCCTTTCCATCGCCTTTGATCTTCCCACACAATGCGGTTATAGCTCAGATCACGCAATCGCAAAGCCGGAAATCGGAAAAGTAGGAGTTCCAATCAACACATTGGAGGACTTCCGGATCCTATTCGATCAGATTCCGATCGAAGAAATGAACACTTCCATGACCATCAATGGTACTTCCATGTGGTTACTTTCGCTATACGTGGCTTTGGCGGAAGAAAGAGGAGAAGACGTTTCCAAACTCCAAGGAACCACTCAAAACGACATAATTAAAGAATATCTGGCTCGCGGGACTTACATTTTCCCTCCTGAACATTCTATCCGTATCATCGTGGATATGTATGAATATTGTTTGAAAAGAATCCCGAAATGGAACCCATCCAATATTTGTTCTTACCATTTACAAGAAGCAGGAGCAACTCCAGTCCAGGAGCTAGCATTCGCACTCGCAACAGGAATGGCCATCCTTGATGCAGTGAAAGAAAGAAACTGTTTCACTCACGAAGAATTCGAGCAGTGCGTTGGTAGGATCTCCTTCTTCGTAAACGCAGGTATCCGATTCATCGAAGAAATGTGTAAGATGCGTGCCTTCTCCGATATGTGGGAAGAGATCACAAAAGGAATTTATCAGGTAAAAAGTGAGAAATTCCGCCGATTCCGTTACGGAGTCCAAGTAAACTCGCTCGGGTTAACGGAAGAACAACCTGAAAACAACGCATGGAGAATTTTGATCGAAGCTTTAGGAGTCACCTTAAGTAGAGATGCAAGATGTAGAGCTCTCCAACTTCCAGCTTGGAACGAAGCACTTTCACTTCCTCGCCCTTGGGACCAACAATGGTCACTTCGTTTACAACAAGTTCTCGCTTACGAAACCGATCTACTTGAATATCCGGACCTATTCGAAGGCTCCAGAGTTGTAGAAAGTAAAGTAAAAGATCTGGTCGAGAATGCAAACAAAGAGATCCAAAAGATCAAAGAGATGGGTGGAGCGATCAAAGCGATCGAGAACGGTTACATGAAAGCCCAACTTGTAAAATCCCAAGCGGAAAGACTCGCTAAGATCAATAACGACGAACTTATCATCGTAGGAAAAAACAAATGGAAAGACGGTATCCCATCCCCTCTTACCAACGATCCTGACGGAGGAATTTTCAAAGTAGATCCTAAATCCGCAGAACAAACTCTCAAAGTACTCTCCGATGTTAAAGCAAGAAGAGATGCGAAGAAGGTAGCAGAAACTTTAGCAAGATTAGAAGACGATGCTAAAAACGGAAAGAACCTTATGTTCGCTTCCGTAGAATGTGCCAAGGCTCTTGTGACTACAGGAGAATGGGCAGATACACTCAGAAAAATATTCGGAGAATATCGTCCATCCACCGGAGTTGAAGGACAAAAACTCAATTTGGAATCCGACAAAGTATCTAATGTCAGAACTAAGGTTGAGAAGTTCCAAAAAGCAACAGGCGCAAGACCTAAAATAGTAGTCGGTAAACCTGGATTAGACGGACATTCGAATGGTGCCGAGATGATCGCAGTATCTGCAAAACATGCAGGATTCGATGTGATCTACTCCGGGATCAGACTCACTCCGGAAGAAATCGTACAATCAGCTGTGGAAGAGAACGCAAACGTGATCGGAGTATCCATACTTTCCGGATCTCATGTGGAACTTGCAGAACAAATATTCGCAGAATTAAAACATTATAAAGCGGATATTCCTGTTGTTTTCGGAGGAATTATCCCTCAGCCTGATTTCGAAAAACTACATTCCATCGGAGTGAAAGCAATCTTTACTCCAAAAGATTATGATCTAATGGATGTAATGGACCGAATCATAGATATCGTATCCGAAAAGATCCCAGCTTCCGTTTAA
- a CDS encoding ankyrin repeat domain-containing protein: protein MKFSSGLFFSSLLVLFSFGSSFSEEIKFVHPTNAVGGTFSGIKKRAELPSPTVSGSGLKAVAIVGEVDGNEGPKTREYVNNIKGLVKVLKDRGVTVSEFYPPNNPWAGIKEASQNANIVLYAGHGVGTNLDQPPYDQRSVGGFYLGKEFVSNEQISSGLKPAPGAIVLFLGACFTAGNMAYDMGVIRDEETKKRISMYSSPFLETGFKGYYATWAPWTAQTILALLFTNKNYGDVYFSQTNPQEVTKISHPRSSGSSLYYHTKPPTSKPVYDYAFAGDPSNVLRSENSNTDTETKITEEERLKQNRILISSLYDKNENKSLESLEKGADPNADYLGWKPIHLAIVFDLPNVVKELVRKKASINAQAEGYTPLSMALAYERKEIAEFLEKEGGTRSRAAFKKPNIPNLKK from the coding sequence ATGAAATTTTCGTCCGGTTTATTCTTCTCAAGCCTCCTTGTCTTATTCTCCTTCGGTTCTTCTTTCTCTGAAGAAATTAAATTTGTTCATCCTACCAATGCAGTTGGTGGAACATTTTCCGGGATCAAAAAAAGAGCAGAACTTCCTTCCCCTACTGTTTCGGGTTCAGGTTTAAAAGCAGTAGCAATCGTCGGTGAAGTAGATGGGAACGAAGGCCCAAAAACCCGAGAATATGTAAATAATATCAAAGGTCTTGTAAAAGTTTTAAAAGACAGAGGAGTTACTGTCAGCGAATTTTATCCTCCTAATAATCCTTGGGCGGGGATCAAAGAAGCATCACAAAATGCGAATATAGTTTTATACGCCGGGCATGGTGTAGGAACCAATTTGGATCAACCTCCTTATGACCAAAGATCAGTAGGTGGATTTTATTTAGGAAAAGAATTCGTTTCTAATGAACAAATTTCCTCGGGATTAAAACCTGCGCCTGGTGCAATCGTCCTGTTTTTAGGAGCTTGTTTTACTGCAGGAAATATGGCTTACGATATGGGAGTGATCCGGGATGAAGAAACTAAAAAGAGAATCTCCATGTATTCTTCTCCATTTTTGGAGACCGGATTCAAAGGTTATTATGCAACCTGGGCACCATGGACGGCTCAAACAATTCTAGCATTATTATTTACGAATAAGAATTATGGGGATGTTTATTTCAGCCAAACAAATCCTCAAGAGGTAACGAAAATTTCCCACCCTCGTTCTTCCGGATCTTCTTTATATTATCATACGAAACCTCCTACTTCTAAACCTGTTTATGATTATGCGTTCGCAGGAGATCCTTCTAATGTTTTGAGATCCGAGAATTCAAACACGGATACTGAAACTAAAATTACGGAAGAGGAGAGACTAAAACAAAATCGTATCTTAATTTCCAGTTTATATGATAAGAATGAGAACAAATCCTTGGAGTCTTTAGAAAAAGGTGCGGATCCAAATGCCGATTATCTAGGTTGGAAACCTATCCATCTTGCGATCGTATTCGATCTTCCGAATGTAGTGAAAGAATTAGTTCGTAAAAAAGCTTCCATCAATGCTCAGGCGGAAGGATATACTCCTTTGTCCATGGCTCTTGCTTATGAGCGTAAAGAGATTGCTGAGTTTTTAGAAAAGGAAGGCGGAACCAGAAGTAGAGCCGCATTTAAAAAACCGAATATTCCGAATTTGAAAAAGTAG